A stretch of Oryza brachyantha chromosome 4, ObraRS2, whole genome shotgun sequence DNA encodes these proteins:
- the LOC102712908 gene encoding exocyst complex component EXO70A1-like, whose amino-acid sequence METLAQRAALLRESLQKSQSVTDAVVSILGSFDSRLSALDAAMRPIQVRTHAVRTAHENIDRTLRSADVILTQFDRTREAEREIQKGPHENLQGFLDAVDRLRSIERFFSSNRSYRSSDGVLNHVNSLLSKALVKMEDEFQKQLTQRSKPIEPDRLFDCLPSTLRPSSESHPEGGKNPSHSENQQNSEAAVYSPPALIEPRFIPFLAKLAQQLVQAGCQQQCSEIYSEARASALESSLKSLGVEKLSKDEVQKMPWEILESKIGNWIHFMRIAVKLLFAAERQLCDQVFDCSQSLRDKCFSQITKNSLATLLSFGEAIAMSKRSPEKLFVLLDMYEIMCELQADIDTIFVGESCSQMRESALSLTKCLAQTAQKTFSDFEEAVEKDATKNIHIDGTVHPLTSYVINYVKFLFDYQSTLKQLFQEFKREDGTGSELATVTMSIMQALQNNLDAKAKQYKDPALMHIFLMNNIHYIVKSVRRSEAKDLLGDDWIQRHRRIVQQNANQYRRIAWSKVLQCLSGQGLTSSGGSGQVGSEGGNSSGASRAAVKERFRSFNVLFEEIYQKQCGWSVPDTELRESLRLAVAEILLPAYRSFLKRFGPLIENSKAPGKYVKHTPEQVEVLLGNLFEGKQERT is encoded by the exons ATGGAGACCCTGGCGCAGCGCGCGGCGCTGCTGCGGGAGTCGCTGCAGAAGAGCCAGTCGGtcaccgacgccgtcgtctccaTCCTTGGCTCCTTCGACAGCCGCCTCTCCGCGCTCGACGCCGCCATGCGCCCAATCCAG GTCAGGACGCACGCCGTGCGGACGGCCCACGAGAACATCGACCGGACGCTGCGCTCCGCTGATGTCATCCTCACACAGTTCGATCGGACTCGAGAG GCAGAGCGTGAAATACAGAAGGGGCCACATGAAAATCTTCAAGGTTTTCTAGACGCAGTCGATCGGTTGAGAAGTATCGAGCGTTTCTTTAGCTCGAATAGGAGCTACCGAAGCAGTGATGGTGTGCTCAACCATGTGAATTCCCTCCTTTCTAAGGCTCTTGTGAAGATGGAGGATGAATTCCAGAAGCAATTGACTCAGCGCAG CAAACCTATCGAGCCTGATCGTCTTTTTGATTGCCTTCCAAGTACTCTTCGACCATCATCTGAATCTCATCCTGAAGGTGGAAAAAACCCATCACATTCCGAAAATCAGCAGAACTCGGAGGCTGCTGTATACAGTCCTCCCGCTCTTATTGAGCCAAGGTTCATTCCTTTTCTGGCTAAATTAGCACAACAGTTGGTACAAGCTGGATGCCAACAGCAATGCTCAGAAATATACAG TGAAGCCCGTGCTTCTGCTTTAGAGTCAAGCCTGAAGAGCTTGGGTGTTGAAAAACTCAGCAAAGATGAAGTGCAGAAAATGCCTTGGGAAATTTTGGAGTCTAAAATAGGGAACTGGATTCACTTCATGAGAATTGCG GTTAAACTTCTTTTTGCCGCGGAACGTCAGCTTTGTGACCAAGTTTTTGATTGCAGTCAATCTTTGAGGGATAAATGCTTTTCTCAAATAACTAAGAATAGTTTGGCTACATTACTCAGCTTTGGAGAGGCAATTGCTATGAGTAAAAGATCACCAGAGAAGCTTTTTGTGCTTCTAGACATGTATGAAATAATGTGTGAACTTCAAGCAGAT ATTGACACCATCTTTGTTGGAGAATCATGCTCTCAAATGCGTGAGTCTGCATTGAGTTTGACAAAATGCTTAGCACAAACTGCGCAGAAGACTTTCAGTGATTTTGAAGAAGCTGTCGAAAAGgatgcaacaaaaaatattcatatcgATGGGACAGTGCATCCTTTGACAAGCTATGTGATTAACtatgttaaatttttatttga CTATCAGTCAACTCTAAAACAGCTCTTCCAGGAGTTTAAAAGGGAAGATGGAACAGGTTCAGAGCTGGCCACTGTAACCATGAGTATCATGCAGGCTTTACAGAATAATCTGGatgcaaaagcaaaacaatacaAGGATCCTGCTTTGATGCACATATTTTTGATGAATAACATtcattatattgtaaaatctGTCCGCAG ATCAGAAGCCAAAGATTTATTGGGGGATGACTGGATTCAAAGGCATCGAAGAATTGTACAGCAAAATGCAAATCAATATAGAAGGATTGCTTGGTCAAAG GTCTTGCAATGCCTCTCTGGTCAAGGTTTGACTTCATCAGGAGGTAGTGGTCAAGTAGGAAGCGAGGGAGGCAATAGCAGTGGAGCTTCAAGAGCCGCAGTCAAGGAGAG ATTCAGGTCTTTCAACGTGCTATTTGAGGAGATTTACCAAAAACAGTGTGGCTGGTCTGTTCCAGATACAGAGCTGCGTGAGTCACTAAGACTTGCAGTTGCCGAAATTCTGTTGCCTGCATACAGATCTTTCCTAAAGCGTTTTGG GCCTCTCATTGAGAACAGTAAAGCACCTGGAAAATACGTCAAGCACACTCCTGAGCAAGTCGAGGTACTG